One segment of Zonotrichia albicollis isolate bZonAlb1 chromosome 4, bZonAlb1.hap1, whole genome shotgun sequence DNA contains the following:
- the LOC102064980 gene encoding NADH-cytochrome b5 reductase 3, with translation MGAQLSVLRQVVTYPIWLIYTTFMRLFRNPQPAITLKDPEVKYALRLIDKEEVSHDTRRFRFALPSMEHVLGLPLGQHIYLSARIDGALVVRPYTPVSSDDDKGFVDLVVKVYFRGVHPKFPDGGKMSQYLDSLKIGDTIDFRGPSGLLVYKGKGKFAIRPEKKAEPVTKTVKYVGMIAGGTGITPMLQIIRAIIKDKDDPTICQLLFANQTEKDILLRSELDEIQAQNPARFKCWYTLDTAPENWDYSQGFVNQEMIRDHLPPPQNDVLILMCGPPPMIQYACIPNLDKLGYAKDMRFSF, from the exons ATGGGGGCACAGCTCAGCGTG ttgCGTCAGGTTGTGACATACCCAATATGGCTGATCTACACCACCTTCATGAGGCTCTTCAGGAATCCCCAGCCTGCCATTACCCTCAAGGACCCAGAAGTGAAGTATGCACTGAGGCTGATTGATAAGGAG gAAGTTAGTCATGACACAAGGAGATTTCGATTTGCCCTCCCTTCCATGGAGCACGTTCTGGGTCTCCCTCTAG GGCAGCACATCTACCTGTCTGCACGGATTGATGGAGCTCTGGTTGTCAGACCTTACACTCCAGTTTCCAGTGATGATGACAAGGGCTTTGTGGATCTTGTTGTCAAG GTCTACTTCAGAGGTGTCCATCCCAAGTTTCCTGATGGGGGGAAGATGTCTCAATACTTGGACAGCCTGAAAATAGGGGACACCATTGACTTCAGAGGACCAAGTGGCCTCCTTGTGTACAAAGGAAAAGGCAAG TTTGCTATTCGGCCAGAAAAGAAAGCTGAACCAGTTACCAAGACAGTGAAGTACGTGGGGATGATTGCAGGGGGCACTG GGATAACACCTATGCTGCAGATCATTCGAGCAATCATAAAGGACAAAGATGACCCCACCATTTGCCAGCTGCTGTTTGCTAATCAG ACTGAGAAGGATATCCTGTTACGTTCCGAGCTCGATGAGATCCAGGCGCAGAATCCCGCGCGCTTCAAGTGCTGGTACACGCTGGACACGGCGCCTGAAA ATTGGGATTACAGCCAAGGATTTGTGAACCAAGAGATGATCAGAGACCACCTGCCCCCACCTCAGAATGATGTTCTGATCCTCATGTGTGGACCTCCTCCGATGATCCAGTATGCCTGCATTCCCAACCTGGACAAACTGGGCTATGCCAAGGACATGAGGTTCTCCTTCTAA